The following proteins are encoded in a genomic region of Cryptococcus neoformans var. neoformans JEC21 chromosome 2 sequence:
- a CDS encoding RNA methyltransferase, putative, giving the protein MGKHDKKTGKGRLDKFYRLAKEQGYRARSAFKLVHLNRKYDLLSKARCCIDLCAAPGGWLQVAEKYMPKGSLIIGVDLNAIKPLPHVTTFVADITTPHCRQTLRQHMHDWKADLVLHDGAPNVGSAWVQDAFTQNELVLQSLKLATEFLAKGGSFVTKVFRSQDYNSLLWVFGQLFKSVEATKPPSSRNVSAEIFVVCRDFIAPKHIDPKFLDPKHVFKDIASLPTSITEPTDTSIAPTSSSTASAAAAAARLAANSHAHSNVYAPEKKRRHREGYAEGDYTLHHTASAEEFVRGQDPVLLLGNMNKIEFRNETEKGWLKSRHTTPDIIANFEDLKVLGKGDFKALMKWRLAIRLEIGLDVKADKTQDATEEVVVEPMDEEEQITEELQKLQQAKLAKTKRERKRANEKKARELLKLQLNMTVPDDLDQNDLALQGEEEIFDLEEGENEARRRGKNGGLATLVDDGEGMDLASESEEEEDEDEEDDEVLDSDEERERKTAALEGELDGLYDSYVERKKERDAKWKVKQDRLKDKNFDAWHGIQEKSDEEGSDDDDGQDDDEEGGWDVIAQKKAKYGEGDSSDSDSDAEPETEVPKKIKKVSFEKPARSEKSSGLMTSLREPELRAQRSKQAQLWFDQPVFKEVGDLAALDGDDEEEEEEDESEEEESDDEDVDMEDASESSSTLEGDDDFEIVPQAPEDDGPEWDVDDEDQDEVKKKVIQDKGLLTAEAVSLATALVNRKTTADKLIDQGFNRLSAHNKDGLPTWFLDDESQFYKPNIPITKEAVDALRARQRALDARPIKKVAEAKGRKKMKAVARMEKAKKKADGVMESEEMGDGEKARQVRRMLARAAKGKEKAKEKKIVVAKGVNKGVKGRPTGVKGKYKIVDARMRKEVRALKRIKKAGSKRR; this is encoded by the exons ATGGGTAAGCACGACAAGAAGACAGGTAAGGGTCGTCTCGACAAGTTCTACCGTCTTGCCAAGGAGCAAGGCTACAGAGCCCGTTCTGCTTT CAAACTTGTCCACCTCAATCGCAAGTATgacctcctctccaaagcTCGATGCTGTATCGATCTGTGTGCTGCTCCTGGTGGTTGGCTTCAGGTAGCTGAAAAGTACATGCCTAAAGGCTCGCTCATCATCGGTGTCGACCTTAACGCCATCAAGCCCCTTCCTCATGTCACAACCTTTGTCGCCGACATCACCACCCCTCACTGTCGACAGACTTTGCGTCAGCACATGCATGACTGGAAGGCCGATTTAGTTCTTCATGACGGTGCTCCCAACGTTGGTAGTGCATGGGTCCAAGATGCCTTCACTCAAAACGAGTTGGTTTTGCAGAGTTTGAAACTTGCCACAGAATTTTTGGCCAAGGGCGGAAGTTTTGTTACCAAGGTTTTCAGAAGTCAGGATTATAACAGTTTGCTCTGGGTCTTTGGTCAGCTTTTTAAGTCTGTAGAAGCAACGaaacctccttcttctcg TAACGTTTCTGCCGAAATCTTCGTCGTCTGTCGTGACTTTATTGCCCCGAAGCACATCGATCCCAAATTCCTCGACCCGAAGCACGTCTTCAAGGACATTGCATCTCTCCCTACATCAATCACAGAGCCCACTGATACCTCTATCGCccccacctcttcttctaccgcctctgctgccgctgccgccgcTCGACTAGCTGCCAACTCGCACGCTCACTCAAACGTCTATGCCCCTGAAAAGAAGCGTCGACATAGGGAAGGTTACGCTGAAGGTGACTACACACTGCATCACACCGCCAGTGCCGAAGAGTTTGTCCGAGGACAGGATCCTGTATTGTTGCTGGGTAACATGAACAAGATTGAATTCCGAAATGAGACCGAAAAAGG CTGGCTCAAATCTCGCCACACTACCCCCGACATCATTGCCAACTTTGAAGATCTCAAGGTTCTCGGTAAAGGTGACTTCAAAGCTCTCATGAAATGGCGTCTTGCCATCCGTCTCGAAATAGGACTCGATGTCAAAGCCGATAAGACCCAAGATGCCACCGAGGAAGTTGTTGTCGAGCCTatggacgaggaagagcagatTACTGAGGAACTTCAGAAGCTTCAACAAGCTAAACTTGCCAAAACcaaaagggagaggaagcgagcaaacgagaagaaggcaagggaGTTGTTGAAACTTCAGTTGAACATGACCGTTCCCGACGACCTTGACCAAAATGATCTTGCCCTccaaggtgaagaggagatattcgatcttgaagaaggcgagaaTGAGGCGAGGCGTcgaggaaagaatggaggCTTAGCTACCCTagtggatgatggcgaaggAATGGATCTCGCTTCGGAAtctgaggaggaagaggatgaagatgaggaagacgatgaagtCCTTGACTCTGACGAAGAGCGTGAGCGCAAGACTGCCGCTCTCGAGGGTGAACTCGACGGCCTTTACGACTCTTATGTTGAGCGCAAGAAAGAACGCGATGCCAAATGGAAGGTCAAGCAAGATCGACTGAAAGACAAAAACTTTGATGCGTGGCATGGTATTCAGGAGAAGagcgatgaggaaggaagtgacgatgacgatggccaggatgacgacgaggagggcggATGGGATGTAATTGCTcagaaaaaggcaaagtaTGGTGAAGGTGATTCCTCGGACTCGGATTCCGATGCTGAGCCTGAAACGGAGGTtcccaagaagatcaagaaggtTAGCTTTGAAAAGCCTGCCAGATCGGAAAAGAGCAGCGGTCTTATGACTAGTCTGAGGGAGCCTGAACTGCGAGCTCAGAGAAGTAAGCAAGCACAGTTGTGGTTTGACCAGCCCGTTTTCAAGGAAGTTGGCGATCTTGCTGCTTTGGACGgtgacgacgaggaagaagaggaagaagacgagtccgaggaggaagagtctgatgatgaagatgtggatATGGAGGACGCATCTGAGAGCTCAAGTACCCTCGAAGGCGACGACGACTTTGAGATCGTACCTCAAGCGCCAGAAGATGACGGTCCCGAATgggatgttgatgatgaggatcaAGACGAGGTTAAGAAGAAGGTTATCCAAG ACAAGGGTCTTCTTACTGCCGAGGCTGTTTCTCTTGCTACCGCCCTTGTTAATCGAAAAACCACTGCCGACAAGCTCATTGACCAAGGCTTCAACCGTCTCTCTGCTCACAACAAGGACGGTCTTCCCACTTGGTTCCTTGACGATGAATCCCAGTTTTACAAGCCCAACATTCCTATCACCAAGGAGGCTGTCGATGCTCTCCGCGCTCGACAGAGGGCATTGGATGCCAGGCCCATCAAGAAGGTCGCCGAGGCCAAGGgtagaaagaagatgaaggctgtggcgaggatggaaaaggccaagaagaaggctgacGGTGTCATGGAGAGCGAGGAGATGGGTGACGGTGAAAAGGCTAGACAAGTTAGGAGGATGCTCGCCCGTGCCGccaaaggcaaggaaaaggccaaagagaagaagatcgtCGTGGCCAAGGGTGTCAACAAGGGTGTTAAGGGCAGACCAACGGGTGTCAAGGGCAAGTACAAGATTGTGGACGccaggatgaggaaggaagtcAGGGCGTTGAAGAGAATCAAGAAGGCGGGAAGCAAGAGGAGGTAG
- a CDS encoding cytochrome-b5 reductase, putative, protein MASVFARRPVLITATAVAVAGTAFYFSLPAPTRLDSAYNEVSRALSFPRNMVFSRDLKVRTVERVNHDTKKITLELPGGDSQISGVPASAAILTQHTSATSWFPILRPYTPISSPETPGILQLLVKCYPSGRASTRMHSLQPGDVLTVRGPLPGYTYTPSLTQPRSVLLVAGGAGITPIYSLAREILTAHAGDQTQVQLLWGVNGMNDIVLKDELEELERRYPERFKVTYAISGIGKMGEGEKYRKGHVSREMLEEAIKRCEGRLGDARGMKVFLCGPPKMEEALDGKKGVLRELGLGRKEIYKF, encoded by the exons ATGGCTTCCGTCTTCGCCCGGAGACCAGTCCTCATCACTGCTACGGCTGTCGCTGTAGCAGGTACAGCCTTCtacttctctcttccagcaCCAACACGTCTCGATTCCGCGTATAATGAGGTCTCTAGGgccctctccttccctcgAAATATGGTCTTCTCCCGCGACCTGAAGGTCAGAACCGTCGAGCGAGTCAATCATGACACCAAGAAGATTACCTTAGAGCTGCCTGGTGGCGACAGTCAAATCAGCGGCGTGCCAGCCTCAG CCGCAATTCTAACCCAGCACACTTCCGCCACCTCCTGGTTCCCTATCCTCCGGCCTTATACCCCAATCTCTTCGCCTGAAACACCCGGCATCCTGCAGCTTCTCGTAAAATGCTACCCATCTGGCCGCGCCTCGACTCGCATGCACTCCCTCCAACCTGGCGACGTTCTCACCGTCCGCGGCCCTCTTCCAGGGTACACCTACACGCCCAGCCTTACGCAGCCGCGCTCTGTCCTTCTCGTAGCGGGTGGCGCGGGCATTACGCCCATCTACTCCTTAGCCCGTGAGATTCTGACGGCTCATGCGGGCGACCAGACGCAAGTACAGCTGTTGTGGGGCGTGAACGGGATGAATGACATCGTGCTTAAGGATGAACTAGAGGAGTTGGAACGGAGGTATCCGGAGAGGTTCAAGGTGACTTACGCCATCTCGGGAATCGGAAAGATGGGCGAAGGGGAGAAATATAGGAAGGGGCATGTGAGTCGAGAGAtgttggaagaggcgatAAAGCGGTGTGAGGGACGGTTAGGTGACGCGAgagggatgaaggtgtTCCTGTGTGGGCCGCccaagatggaggaggcgcTTGacgggaagaagggggttCTTCGAGAGCTGGGGTtagggaggaaggagatatATAAGTTCTAA
- a CDS encoding cleavage stimulation factor, 77kDa subunit, putative has translation MSHEHPAEIVHQLQSIDSIQQDLADTAAAVVDAASQSLPPQHAAQDQKSHSTLLDNAEAMESILESAIPAAPGSSSTAAASDAIGDNNFTASGPPPISNTVVAPSAADDETGDVIVVESETPTTTNVVEAVVNPENDGDVPIESTEQSSGQPAEQPTEQPTEQPTEQPAEQPAVETPQAPQSTPAAPAASAVESIPTTLEETHLEQIVQAPAPTVHTEPLTPVVDIKMEEKPMIEHVAWIPPQGIHSDVFLPEGLTEYSPSVSQNGELIRSWRADPSNPTLLLSLFNWAVQKTEVEDARAWYRVLAVDNPTAAQPLLALINLELALSNFAEVEAIFASTLKGSAGITTAADVSIWAAYLHYIRRQNPLTEGSANAADVRSTITEAYEFALRECGFDRESGDIWDEYIKFVASGPATNQWDTQAKNDNLRKIYQRAVCIPLNNIEALWKSYDNFESSLNKLTAKKYLAEKSPAYMTARTALRELRALSDPIPKPILPPYPTFTEQDRQVVGAWKACLRWEEGNPLVIENHELLQSRIGYALRKCLGEMRHFPELWHYAASYYSKLGKQDEAAEILEAGVNACPKSFLLTFAYAELQEERKAFPTCHSLYTTLISKLNPEVDELRQNVAREIDIARGPPIPGSEKAAVAAAVGDSIDADGNDISDIQRLVEEREQRGALVAQRRGKDIEELMVGISVVWIMYMRFARRAEGIKAARGVFGKARKSPHLTWQVFEASALMEYHTNKDAAVAIRIFELGLKQFSEDVDYVIKYLQFLLSINDDNNARALFERSVVRIMGDKARPLWDAWARYEYTYGDLSAVHKLEARMSEVFPEDAPLKRFAQRWSYNGIDQIAIRDLGFNRARMGVAAPPAFAIAPVLPPVHASIPAPIAVPTPVQPPQESYKRPAPEDIPPRRPSSAEFSRSPKRHRAQSPPRRYPERDDRPPPGRYRDSLPPVKAPSSIPPPPLAGPAYATPSSGAYGGDKDRSGLEKPLAWFMAQLPNARSFDGPVFRPDDIMKLFGGLSLPGAGMPPAPPISRGPPPPPMQSRGYYEPERDRRYGGHGSGRY, from the exons ATGTCACACGAACACCCCGCAGAGATCGTCCACCAGCTGCAATCAATAGACTCCATCCAGCAGGACCTCGCAGACACAGCCGCTGCCGTCGTCGATGCTGCCTCCCAAAGCCTTCCCCCCCAACATGCTGCACAAGATCAAAAATCCCACTCAACCCTGTTGGACAATGCAGAGGCAATGGAGTCTATTCTTGAAAGTGCCATACCGGCAGCTCCAGGTTCATCGTCTACCGCTGCAGCATCTGATGCCATTGGAGATAACAATTTTACTGCGTCTGGTCCTCCTCCTATTTCCAATACTGTCGTTGCTCCATCTGCTGCAGATGACGAAACTGGAGACGTGATTGTCGTTGAAAGCGAGACTCCTACAACTACCAATGTCGTAGAGGCAGTTGTCAACCCAGAAAATGATGGCGATGTCCCGATAGAGTCCACAGAACAGTCCTCAGGACAGCCCGCAGAACAGCCCACAGAACAGCCCACAGAACAACCCACAGAACAGCCCGCAGAACAACCTGCTGTCGAAACACCTCAAGCACCCCAATCCACTCCTGCTGCACCCGCCGCATCTGCCGTTGAAAGTATCCCAACCACCTTGGAGGAAACTCATCTTGAGCAAATAGTGCAAGCACCTGCCCCAACTGTTCATACTGAGCCTCTGACGCCTGTGGTCGACATCaaaatggaagaaaagcCTATGATCGAACACGTCGCATGGATACCACCTCAAGGAATCCACTCTGATGTATTTCTCCCGGAAGGTCTGACGGAATATTCCCCAAGTGTGAGCCAAAATGGCGAACTGATCAGGTCTTGGCGTGCTG ATCCTAGTAACCCGACCCTGTTActttctctcttcaacTGGGCCGTCCAAAAAACGGAAGTGGAGGATGCTAGGGCTTGGTATCGGGTTCTGGCGGTTGATAATCCGACTGCG GCCCAACCGCTGCTCGCTTTGATCAATTTGGAGTTAGCTCTTTCCAACTTCGCCGAAGTAGAGGCTATCTTTGCCAGTACACTCAAGGGAAGCGCTGGGATAACAACTGCGGCCGACGTTAGTATCTGGGCCGCGTATCTCCATTACATCCGGCGACAAAACCCTCTTACTGAGGGTTCAGCCAATGCTGCTGATGTCAGATCAACGATCACTGAGGCTTATGAGTTTGCGCTTCGAGAGTGTGGATTTGACCGAGAGAGCGGAGATATCTGGGATGAGTACATCAAGTTTGTTGCGAGTGGTCCT GCTACCAATCAATGGGACACGCAAGCCAAAAATGATAACCTTCGAAAGATCTATCAGCGAGCTGTTTGTATTCCCCTCAACAACATTGAGGCTCTATGGAAGTCTTACGACAATTTTGAATCTTCCCTCAATAAGCTTACCGCCAAGAAATATCTCGCTGAAAAGTCTCCTGCTTATATGACAGCTCGTACCGCCCTTCGCGAGCTTCGTGCGCTTTCGGACCCGATCCCCAAACCTATCCTGCCTCCGTATCCCACTTTCACAGAACAGGACAGGCAGGTTGTTGGTGCTTGGAAAGCATGTCtgagatgggaagaagggaatCCACTGGTTATTGAGAATCACGAGCTGTTGCAATCCAGGATTGGGTATGCATTGAGAAAGTGTTTGGGTGAAATGAGACATTTTCCAGAGCTCTGGCACTATGCCGCTAGCTATTACTCCAAGTTGGGTAAACAGGACGAGGCTGCAGAGATTCTCGAAGCCGGTGTGAATGCTTGTCCTAAAAG cttcctcctcacGTTTGCTTACGCTGAGCTTCAAGAAGAGCGCAAAGCTTTCCCGACTTGTCATTCACTCTATACTACCCTCATCTCTAAACTGAATCCCGAAGTCGATGAGCTCCGCCAGAACGTTGCTCGTGAAATTGACATTGCTCGCGGTCCCCCTATTCCTGGCTCTGAAAAGGCTGCAGTAGCTGCTGCCGTTGGCGACAGCATTGACGCTGACGGTAATGATATAAGCGATATCCAGAGGCTCGTGGAGGAACGGGAACAGAGAGGGGCGCTTGTGGCgcaaaggagagggaaggacATCGAAGAACTGATGGTTGGCATAAGTGTCGTATGGATAATGTACATGAGGTTTGCTCGCAGGGCAGAG GGTATCAAGGCCGCTAGAGGAGTATTTGGGAAGGCTCGGAAGTCGCCTCATCTTACGTGGCAAGTATTTGAAGCATCAG CTTTAATGGAATACCACACCAACAAGGACGCCGCTGTTGCTATTAGAATTTTCGAATTGGGTCTGAAGCAGTTCTCCGAGGATGTTGACTATGTGATCAAATACCTTCAATTCCTTTTGTCGATTAACGACGATAACA ACGCTCGAGCTCTCTTTGAACGTTCGGTTGTCAGGATTATGGGCGACAAGGCTCGACCTCTATGGGATGCTTGGGCTCGTTATGAATACACCTACGGTGACCTGTCTGCGGTACACAAACTTGAAGCTCGCATGTCTGAAGTCTTCCCCGAGGATGCTCCTCTCAAGCGTTTCGCACAAAGATGGTCATACAACGGAATCGATCAAATTGCTATTCGGGATCTTGGCTTCAACCGTGCTCGAATGGGCGTTGCTGCGCCTCCTGCATTTGCCATCGCTCCTGTTCTCCCGCCGGTTCATGCTTCTATTCCCGCCCCTATTGCCGTCCCTACCCCAGTGCAGCCTCCTCAAGAATCATACAAACGTCCTGCTCCCGAAGATATCCCCCCACGACGGCCTTCCTCTGCAGAATTCTCTCGTTCTCCCAAGCGTCATCGTGCGCAGTCTCCCCCTCGCCGTTATCCTGAGCGTGATGaccgtcctcctccaggCCGATATCGTGACTCACTCCCGCCTGTCAAGGCCCCATCAAGcattccaccacctcctctcgCAGGACCAGCGTATGCAACACCTTCCAGTGGAGCGTACGGGGGCGACAAAGACAGGAGTGGTCTAGAAAAGCCTCTGGCGTGGTTCATGGCACAACTGCCCAATGCTCGTTCATTTGATG GCCCTGTTTTCCGTCCTGACGATATAATGAAGCTTTTCGGTGGACTTTCTCTGCCAGGTGCAGGTATGCCCCCTGCACCTCCTATCAGCAGAGGTCCTCCCCCGCCACCCATGCAAAGTAGAGGATATTATGAAC CTGAAAGGGACAGAAGATATGGGGGACATGGAAGCGGAAGGTACTGA